The DNA window CGCCCCTGGGTGTTGATCGACAGCTGGAAGCTGTTGCCGGCATCGGACGGCGGCGCGCCGAGGGCGCCGGCGGCGACCTGGCGGTTCTGCTCGCGAATGGCCTCGACCACGTCGCTGGCGGTCAGGTTGCGCGAGGCCACCTGCTGGGGATCGAGCCAGACCCGCAGCGAATAGTTGCCCATGCCGAACAGTTGCACGTCGCCAATACCGTCCAGCCGCGCCAGCTCGTCCTTGACGTTGAGCGCGGCGTAGTTGGACAGGTAGAGCATGTCGTAGCGATTGTCCGGCGAGGTCAGGTGCACCACCATGGTCAGGTCCGGCGAGGCCTTGTCCACGGTCACGCCGAGCCGCTGCACCTCGGTGGGCAGGGTCGGCTGGGTGCGGGTCACGCGGTTCTGCACCTGCACCTGGGCGTTGTCCAGGTCAGTGCCGAGGGCGAAGGTAACGGTCAGGGTCAGCTTGCCGTCGTTGGTCGATTGCGACGACATGTAGAGCATGCCTTCCACGCCGACGATGGCCTGTTCCAGCGGCGAGGCAACGGTCTCGCCGATGACCTTGGGGTTGGCGCCGGGGAAGGTGGCACGCACCACCACGGTGGGCGGTACCACTTCCGGGTATTCGCTGATCGGCAACTGGAACAGCGAGATAGACCCGCCGATCAGGATCAGCAGCGACAGCACCGCAGCGAAGATCGGCCGCTGGATAAAGAATTGCGAGAAATTCATGGAGAGTCCTCAGGCTCTGGCACGCATGGCGCACCCTACGGTCGGGGTAGGGCGTGTCGTGCGCACCAGGCGTCTTGTCAGCCGCGTGGAGAGCGGGCGTTGCTTTCGATGGCCAGGCGTGCGGCCTGGCTACTGTCGGCGCCCTGTTGCAGGCGCGTCAGCTGGGCCAGAGTGTTTTCATCGGCCATGGGCACCGCGAGCGGGTCGACGATGGCACCGGGCATGGCGCGTTGCAGGCCGTTGACGACGATCTTTTCGCCCTTGCTCAGGCCCTGGCGCACGATGCGCAGGCCTTCCAGCTTCGGCCCCAGTTCGATGGCGCGGTAGGCCACGCTGTTGTCTTCGCCCAGCACCAGCACGAATTTCTTGCCCAGGTCGGTGCCGACTGCTTCGTCCTTGATCAGGGTCGCCGTATAAGGGCGGCTGCCGACCAGCTTGAGCCGGGCGTAGAGGCCGGGTGTGAAGCGATTGTCGGCATTGTCGAAGACGGCGCGGCCACGAATGGTGCCGGTGCGCGGATTGACCTGGTTATCGAGAAAGTCCAGTTGCCCCAGATGCGGGTGACCTTCCTCGTTCGACAACCCCAGATAGACCGGCCCAGGGCCGCGGGCATCGGTGCCGCCCTGCTGCGCCAGTTCCTGATACTTGAGGAAGGCCCGTTCGTCCGCGTCGAAGTAGGCGTAGACCTTGTCGGTGCTGACCACGGACGTGAGCAGGCTTTCGCCGGCGCTGACCAGGTTGCCTTCGGTGATTTCCGCACGGCTGGCGCGGCCGTCGATGGGAGAGGTGATACGGGTGAAGCCAAGGTTCAGGCGTGCATTTTCCAGTTCGGCCTGGATCGCCGCGACCTGGGCCTGGGCTTCGGCCGCGGCACTGCTGCGGGCTTCGGCCAGTTCGGCGGAGATGGCGTTGTTCTGCCGCAGGCGCTCGCCACGGCGGGCTTCGCTACTGGCACGGGAAAGGCTGGCGCGGGCTTGTTGCAACTGGGCTTCGAAGCGTCGGACTTCAGCCTGGAAGGGGCGCGGGTCGATCTGGAACAGCAGGTCGCCTTTCTTCACCAGGCTGCCTTCGGCGAAGGCAACGCGGTCGATATAGCCAGAGACGCGTGGGCGTACCTCGACCGATTGCGGCGCCTCCAGGCGCCCGGTGAACTCGTCCCACTCGCTGATGGGTTGTTCGATGACCGTTGCCACGCTGACCTTCGGCGCGGGCATCTGTGCCTGATTATTCTCGGCCTGGCCGCAGGCGCTGAGCACCAGTGCGGCGGCCAGTGCCAGGGGGAACATCCGGGTATTTTTCAGGGGCTGTTGCATAGACGACTCCGCCAGTCGGATTTGTGGATGGGCGGAGTCTGCGGCGTGCATGGAAGGTCGACGAATCGAATGCCGCGAAGATAACTATCATTCGGAATGATTATTTGCAGGCTTATATCGATTTGGAACGAGGGTGAAAGTGGTCCCGCGAGGTAGGGTGCGCCATGTGTTCACCTGAGCAACAAACGGGTATCCCTATTCTTGGTGCGCACGGCGCACCCTACAGATCAAAGGGTGTCCGGGTCGCCGCAGAACATCTGGATGCGCGAGCGCAGCCAGCGTTCCGCCGGGTCGTTGTCCTGAGCGCCGCGCCAGGCCATGTGCAATTCGCACCAGGGGGTTTCCAGGGGCAGCGCCTCGGCGCGCAGGCCGCCGGCGGCTGTCAGGGCCGCGGCCGTGTAGTCAGG is part of the Pseudomonas sp. ABC1 genome and encodes:
- the mexE gene encoding multidrug efflux RND transporter periplasmic adaptor subunit MexE, with amino-acid sequence MQQPLKNTRMFPLALAAALVLSACGQAENNQAQMPAPKVSVATVIEQPISEWDEFTGRLEAPQSVEVRPRVSGYIDRVAFAEGSLVKKGDLLFQIDPRPFQAEVRRFEAQLQQARASLSRASSEARRGERLRQNNAISAELAEARSSAAAEAQAQVAAIQAELENARLNLGFTRITSPIDGRASRAEITEGNLVSAGESLLTSVVSTDKVYAYFDADERAFLKYQELAQQGGTDARGPGPVYLGLSNEEGHPHLGQLDFLDNQVNPRTGTIRGRAVFDNADNRFTPGLYARLKLVGSRPYTATLIKDEAVGTDLGKKFVLVLGEDNSVAYRAIELGPKLEGLRIVRQGLSKGEKIVVNGLQRAMPGAIVDPLAVPMADENTLAQLTRLQQGADSSQAARLAIESNARSPRG